In a single window of the Agrobacterium fabrum str. C58 genome:
- a CDS encoding sodium-translocating pyrophosphatase, which yields MTVIPIVILCGVLSVVYAVWTTKSVLDADQGNERMREIAGYIREGAQAYLTRQYLTIAIVGLIVAVLAWYLLSAIAAIGFVIGAVLSGVAGFVGMHVSVRANLRTAQAASHSLGAGLDIAFKSGAITGMLVAGLALLGVSIYYFVLTSVLGHPPGSRAVIDALVSLGFGASLISIFARLGGGIFTKGADVGGDLVGKVEAGIPEDDPRNPATIADNVGDNVGDCAGMAADLFETYAVSVVATMVLAAIFFAGTPILESAMVYPLAICGACILTSIAGTFFVKLGTNNSIMGALYKGLIATGVFSVAGLAVATYATVGWGTIGTVAGMEITGTNLFFCGLVGLVVTALIVVITEYYTGTNKRPVNSIAQASVTGHGTNVIQGLAVSLESTALPAIVIVGGIIGTYQLGGLFGTGIAVTAMLGLAGMIVALDAFGPVTDNAGGIAEMAGLDPDVRKATDALDAVGNTTKAVTKGYAIGSAGLGALVLFAAYANDLSYFAANGDTYPYFKDIGEISFSLANPYVVAGLLFGGLIPYLFGGIAMTAVGKAASAIVEEVRRQFREKPGIMAGTEKPDYGRAVDLLTKAAIREMVIPSLLPVLAPLVVYFGVLLISGSKASAFAALGASLLGVIINGLFVAISMTSGGGAWDNAKKSFEDGFIDKDGVRHVKGSEAHKASVTGDTVGDPYKDTAGPAVNPAIKITNIVALLLLAVLAH from the coding sequence ATGACCGTAATACCCATAGTAATTTTATGCGGTGTCCTGTCCGTGGTTTACGCGGTATGGACCACCAAGAGTGTTCTCGATGCCGATCAGGGCAACGAGCGTATGCGTGAAATAGCAGGTTATATCCGTGAAGGCGCACAGGCTTATCTCACCCGTCAATATCTCACCATCGCCATCGTCGGACTGATCGTCGCCGTTCTCGCCTGGTATCTGCTGTCGGCCATCGCGGCCATCGGTTTCGTTATCGGTGCGGTATTGTCCGGCGTCGCCGGTTTCGTCGGCATGCATGTTTCCGTGCGTGCCAATCTGCGCACCGCGCAGGCAGCATCTCACAGCCTTGGTGCCGGTCTCGATATCGCCTTCAAGTCGGGCGCCATTACCGGCATGCTGGTTGCCGGCCTCGCGCTGCTTGGCGTTTCAATCTATTATTTTGTTCTGACGTCCGTCCTTGGCCATCCGCCCGGATCACGCGCCGTTATCGACGCGTTGGTGTCGCTCGGTTTCGGCGCTTCGCTGATCTCCATCTTCGCCCGTCTCGGCGGCGGTATCTTCACCAAGGGTGCGGATGTCGGCGGCGATCTCGTCGGCAAGGTGGAGGCGGGCATTCCCGAGGATGATCCGCGCAACCCCGCAACCATTGCCGACAATGTCGGCGATAACGTCGGTGACTGCGCCGGCATGGCGGCTGACCTGTTCGAAACCTATGCCGTCTCCGTGGTCGCGACCATGGTTCTCGCCGCGATCTTCTTTGCGGGAACGCCGATTCTGGAAAGCGCCATGGTCTATCCGCTGGCGATCTGCGGCGCCTGCATCCTGACCTCGATTGCCGGTACCTTCTTCGTGAAGCTCGGCACCAACAATTCCATCATGGGCGCGCTCTACAAGGGGCTCATCGCCACTGGCGTGTTCTCAGTCGCCGGCCTTGCCGTGGCAACCTATGCCACGGTCGGCTGGGGAACGATCGGCACGGTGGCCGGCATGGAGATCACCGGCACCAACCTCTTCTTCTGCGGATTGGTTGGCCTCGTCGTGACGGCGCTGATCGTCGTCATCACCGAATATTATACCGGCACCAACAAGCGGCCGGTCAATTCCATCGCCCAAGCATCGGTTACCGGCCACGGCACCAACGTCATTCAGGGCCTTGCGGTCTCGCTGGAATCGACCGCGCTGCCGGCCATCGTCATCGTCGGCGGTATCATCGGCACCTACCAGCTCGGCGGCCTGTTCGGCACCGGCATCGCCGTTACCGCCATGCTCGGGCTGGCGGGCATGATCGTCGCGCTCGACGCCTTCGGCCCGGTCACGGACAATGCCGGCGGCATCGCCGAAATGGCGGGTCTCGATCCTGATGTGCGCAAGGCGACCGACGCGCTGGATGCCGTTGGCAACACCACCAAGGCGGTGACCAAGGGTTACGCCATCGGTTCGGCCGGTCTCGGCGCATTGGTGCTGTTTGCGGCCTATGCCAACGACCTGTCCTATTTCGCCGCCAATGGCGATACCTATCCTTACTTCAAGGATATCGGAGAAATCTCCTTCAGCCTCGCCAATCCTTACGTGGTTGCCGGTCTGCTGTTCGGCGGTCTCATCCCCTACCTCTTCGGCGGCATCGCCATGACGGCGGTGGGTAAGGCGGCAAGCGCCATCGTTGAGGAAGTCCGCCGCCAGTTCCGCGAAAAGCCCGGCATCATGGCCGGCACGGAAAAGCCTGACTACGGCAGGGCCGTGGACCTGCTGACCAAGGCGGCAATCAGGGAAATGGTCATCCCGTCGCTTCTGCCGGTTCTCGCGCCGCTCGTGGTTTATTTCGGCGTGCTGCTGATCTCGGGCTCAAAGGCGTCCGCCTTTGCCGCGCTGGGTGCATCCTTGCTGGGTGTCATCATCAACGGGCTGTTCGTGGCAATTTCCATGACGTCGGGTGGTGGCGCCTGGGACAACGCCAAGAAGAGCTTCGAAGATGGCTTCATCGACAAGGACGGGGTACGCCACGTCAAAGGTTCCGAGGCGCACAAGGCATCGGTAACGGGCGACACGGTCGGCGATCCCTACAAGGATACCGCGGGTCCAGCCGTCAACCCGGCCATCAAGATCACCAATATCGTGGCGCTGCTGCTGCTGGCAGTTCTTGCCCACTGA
- a CDS encoding outer membrane protein assembly factor BamE — protein sequence MIAVGEKQLSKQKSASHGKILSKTAIAIVLASGLLSACTSTTDVFHNGYVMDDQSLQLIPEGSSREQVLLTMGTPSTTATFGNEVFYYISQKRVRRAAFLKPSLVEQNILAIYFNKDGVIERKANYTLQDGKVFDSISRTTPTGGKDLTFLQQLLSGGTSGANIAKSILGQGGNNAP from the coding sequence ATGATCGCAGTCGGGGAAAAGCAGTTGAGCAAGCAGAAATCCGCAAGTCACGGCAAAATTCTGAGCAAAACCGCCATCGCAATCGTGCTCGCATCCGGCCTGCTTTCCGCCTGCACCAGCACGACAGATGTGTTCCACAATGGTTACGTCATGGACGATCAGTCGCTGCAGCTGATCCCGGAAGGCTCGAGCCGTGAGCAGGTTCTCCTGACCATGGGCACGCCCTCCACCACCGCGACTTTCGGTAACGAGGTGTTCTATTACATCTCGCAGAAGCGCGTGCGCCGCGCGGCCTTCCTGAAGCCGTCGCTGGTCGAGCAGAACATTCTCGCGATCTATTTCAACAAGGACGGCGTCATCGAGCGCAAGGCCAATTATACGCTGCAGGACGGCAAGGTCTTCGACTCGATTTCGCGTACCACGCCGACCGGCGGCAAGGATCTCACCTTCCTGCAGCAGCTGCTCTCCGGTGGCACCTCGGGCGCCAATATCGCCAAGAGCATTCTCGGCCAGGGCGGCAACAACGCCCCCTGA
- a CDS encoding ubiquinol-cytochrome C chaperone family protein: MIFGLFKKKNNNRAIVDRQYATLTAAARTPAFYLDLGVPDTVMGRFEMLSVIMILYFRRTKSSGVSGQEIAQEIVDAFFQDIDHSIRELGIGDQGVPKRMKKFAGMFYGRLESYAAALDASDCAALAAALRRNIYPQVDDEAPEMEGLAGWMMETSDALAAQSEETIATGSLTLPLPI, translated from the coding sequence ATGATATTCGGGCTGTTCAAGAAGAAAAACAACAACCGCGCCATAGTCGACCGGCAATATGCGACCTTGACGGCGGCTGCGCGCACGCCCGCCTTTTATCTCGATCTAGGTGTTCCCGATACCGTCATGGGCCGTTTCGAGATGCTCTCGGTCATCATGATTCTCTATTTCCGCCGCACCAAATCATCAGGTGTCAGCGGGCAGGAGATCGCCCAGGAGATCGTCGATGCCTTTTTCCAGGATATCGATCACTCCATCCGTGAATTGGGGATAGGTGATCAGGGCGTGCCGAAACGCATGAAGAAATTCGCCGGCATGTTCTATGGGCGGCTCGAATCCTATGCGGCGGCACTGGATGCATCCGACTGCGCCGCTCTTGCCGCAGCGCTCCGGCGCAATATATATCCGCAGGTAGACGACGAGGCTCCCGAGATGGAGGGGCTGGCGGGCTGGATGATGGAAACATCCGATGCCCTTGCCGCCCAGTCCGAAGAGACGATAGCAACCGGAAGCCTGACGCTGCCCCTGCCTATATGA
- a CDS encoding YceD family protein, which produces MNARHAANDDLPFSYPVKVGHISANPVRIGLEASAEELKALAKFWDVVSVEYLKAELQVTRWKRDGIKIKGEVHAAVTQSCVVTLEPVSSKIDETVEHIFVPEGSKLARMVTNEEGEIVLDPDGPDIPDQFTGDSIDVGAVVAEFAALAIDPYPRKPDVEFAGKAEKQTDDDKPPSPFAVLKDWKKD; this is translated from the coding sequence ATGAACGCGCGACACGCCGCAAATGACGACCTGCCTTTTTCCTATCCCGTCAAGGTAGGCCATATTTCCGCCAATCCGGTCAGGATTGGTCTCGAAGCCAGTGCCGAGGAACTGAAGGCGCTGGCGAAATTCTGGGATGTGGTCTCCGTCGAATATCTGAAGGCGGAGCTGCAGGTCACCCGCTGGAAGAGGGATGGCATCAAGATCAAGGGCGAGGTGCATGCGGCGGTCACTCAATCCTGCGTCGTCACGCTGGAACCGGTGTCCAGCAAGATCGACGAGACGGTCGAGCATATTTTCGTGCCGGAAGGATCGAAGCTGGCGCGGATGGTGACGAATGAAGAAGGCGAGATCGTACTCGACCCTGATGGCCCTGATATTCCCGATCAGTTCACCGGCGACAGCATCGATGTCGGTGCCGTGGTTGCCGAATTTGCGGCCCTTGCCATCGACCCTTATCCGCGCAAGCCGGACGTGGAATTTGCCGGAAAGGCTGAAAAACAGACCGACGATGACAAGCCGCCATCGCCCTTTGCCGTGTTGAAAGATTGGAAAAAAGACTGA
- the plsX gene encoding phosphate acyltransferase PlsX, with the protein MIRIAIDVMGGDFGPDVAIPGAAKALERHNDVTFLLYGQKSKCDPILAQYPALREKSVFHDCEVSVSMDEKPSQALRRGRYVSSMWRAIEAVKLGEADVAVSAGNTGALMAMAKFCLRTMARVERPAIAGIWPTLKGESIVLDVGATIGADSQQLLDFALMGGAMARALFDIDRPTVGLLNVGVEEVKGQEEVREAGRLIREADLGTIDYRGFVEGDDIGKGTVDVVVTEGFTGNIALKAAEGTARQITTLLREAISRSFFAKIGYILAKSAFDVLREKMDPRKVNGGVFLGLNGIVIKSHGGTDAIGFASAVDVGYDMVHNGLTAKIENDLKIYHARRLPPPAPEALVADEE; encoded by the coding sequence GTGATCAGAATTGCAATTGACGTCATGGGTGGCGATTTCGGCCCAGATGTTGCCATACCCGGTGCCGCCAAGGCGCTTGAACGGCACAACGATGTAACTTTTCTGCTCTACGGGCAGAAGAGCAAATGCGACCCCATTCTGGCACAATATCCCGCCCTTCGGGAAAAGTCGGTCTTTCACGATTGTGAAGTCTCGGTCAGCATGGACGAAAAGCCGAGCCAGGCGCTTCGCCGTGGCCGCTATGTCTCCAGCATGTGGCGCGCCATCGAGGCGGTGAAGCTCGGCGAGGCGGATGTTGCGGTTTCCGCCGGCAATACCGGCGCGTTGATGGCCATGGCGAAATTCTGTTTGCGCACCATGGCGCGGGTGGAACGCCCGGCGATTGCCGGCATCTGGCCGACGCTGAAGGGCGAAAGCATCGTGCTGGATGTTGGCGCCACCATCGGCGCCGATTCCCAGCAGCTTCTCGATTTCGCCCTGATGGGCGGCGCCATGGCGCGCGCACTTTTCGATATCGACCGTCCGACCGTCGGCCTGCTCAATGTCGGCGTCGAGGAGGTCAAGGGTCAGGAAGAGGTGCGTGAGGCCGGACGCCTGATCCGCGAGGCCGACCTCGGCACCATCGATTATCGCGGTTTCGTCGAAGGCGACGATATCGGCAAGGGCACAGTGGATGTCGTGGTGACGGAAGGGTTCACCGGCAACATCGCGCTGAAAGCCGCCGAAGGCACGGCGCGCCAGATCACCACGCTTCTGCGTGAGGCGATCTCCCGCAGCTTCTTCGCCAAGATCGGTTATATTCTCGCAAAAAGCGCCTTTGATGTGTTGAGGGAAAAGATGGACCCGCGCAAGGTCAATGGCGGCGTATTTCTCGGCCTGAACGGCATCGTCATCAAGAGTCACGGCGGCACGGATGCCATCGGTTTTGCCTCCGCCGTCGATGTCGGCTACGACATGGTTCATAACGGCCTGACGGCAAAAATTGAAAATGATCTGAAAATTTACCACGCAAGACGGCTTCCGCCCCCGGCGCCCGAAGCTCTCGTGGCTGACGAGGAATAA
- a CDS encoding beta-ketoacyl-ACP synthase III, with protein sequence MIRSIVRGFGAALPKRVMTNSEIEGVVETSDEWIVQRTGIRQRYIAGEGETTASLGEAAARAALDNAGLTPADIDLIILATSTPDNTFPATAVNIQNRLGMTHGFAFDMQAVCSGFVYAVATADLYIRGGMAKRVLVIGAETFSRILDWKDRTTCVLFGDGAGALVIEAGEGEGTSSDRGILTSQLRSDGSHKDKLYVDGGPSTTGTVGHLRMEGREVFKHAVGMITDVIEQAFEATGTTADDLDWLVPHQANKRIIDGSAKKLNIDPEKVVITVDKHGNTSAASIPLALAVAASDGRIKKGDLVMLEAMGGGFTWGAVLLRW encoded by the coding sequence ATGATCCGCTCTATAGTCCGTGGTTTCGGGGCAGCGCTGCCGAAGCGTGTCATGACCAACAGTGAAATCGAAGGGGTCGTAGAGACCTCCGATGAATGGATCGTGCAGCGCACCGGCATCAGGCAACGCTATATCGCCGGCGAAGGTGAAACCACCGCGTCTCTCGGCGAGGCGGCGGCGCGTGCGGCGCTCGACAATGCCGGTCTGACGCCCGCCGATATCGACCTCATCATTCTGGCCACCTCGACCCCGGACAATACCTTTCCGGCAACAGCGGTGAACATACAGAACCGTCTTGGCATGACCCACGGTTTCGCCTTCGACATGCAGGCCGTCTGCTCCGGTTTCGTTTACGCCGTGGCGACCGCCGATCTCTATATTCGCGGCGGAATGGCCAAGCGCGTGCTGGTGATAGGCGCCGAAACATTCTCGCGCATTCTCGACTGGAAGGACCGCACCACCTGCGTTCTGTTCGGTGATGGCGCTGGCGCACTCGTTATCGAGGCCGGCGAAGGCGAGGGCACTTCCAGCGATCGCGGCATCCTCACCTCGCAGCTGCGCTCCGACGGTTCGCACAAGGACAAGCTCTACGTCGATGGCGGACCTTCCACAACTGGCACGGTCGGCCATCTGCGCATGGAAGGCCGGGAAGTGTTCAAGCATGCTGTCGGCATGATCACCGACGTCATCGAGCAGGCCTTCGAGGCGACGGGCACGACGGCGGACGATCTCGACTGGCTCGTTCCGCATCAGGCCAACAAGCGCATTATCGACGGATCGGCGAAGAAGCTCAATATCGATCCGGAAAAGGTCGTCATCACCGTCGACAAACACGGCAATACCTCGGCCGCATCCATTCCGCTGGCGCTTGCAGTCGCGGCCAGTGACGGCCGTATCAAGAAGGGCGATCTGGTGATGCTGGAGGCCATGGGCGGAGGTTTCACCTGGGGTGCAGTGCTGCTGCGCTGGTAA
- a CDS encoding integration host factor subunit alpha has translation MAGKTVTRADLAESVFRKVGLSRTESAELVETIIDEICNAITRGEVVKLSSFATFQIREKNERIGRNPKTGEEVPISPRRVMTFKASNVLKQRILKAHTARKAKQKGQKAGV, from the coding sequence ATGGCCGGGAAGACAGTGACACGCGCAGATCTTGCAGAATCTGTGTTTCGTAAAGTCGGGCTGTCCCGCACCGAATCCGCCGAACTGGTCGAAACGATCATCGACGAGATTTGTAACGCGATCACCCGCGGTGAGGTGGTCAAGCTTTCGTCCTTCGCCACTTTCCAGATCCGGGAAAAGAACGAGCGTATCGGCCGTAACCCGAAGACGGGTGAGGAAGTTCCGATTTCGCCGCGCCGTGTCATGACCTTCAAGGCTTCGAATGTGCTGAAACAGCGCATTCTCAAGGCCCATACGGCCCGCAAGGCCAAGCAGAAGGGCCAGAAGGCCGGGGTATAA
- a CDS encoding MerR family transcriptional regulator: protein MDKSPDAFRTISEVADELNLPQHVLRFWETRFPQIKPMKRGGGRRYYRPDDIDLLKGIRHLLYDHGYTIKGVQKLLKTNGNRFVAAIASGDLATMEAIMAASGEKEVAEPRVVDPDGDEVVGRPKARPSGRFFGFGGGNSDAEISVGKSSIGKDDQALLQEALFDLLECKRLLDQVR from the coding sequence TTGGACAAAAGCCCCGACGCGTTTCGGACGATCAGTGAAGTGGCGGATGAGCTGAACCTGCCGCAGCATGTGCTGCGTTTCTGGGAAACGCGCTTTCCGCAGATCAAGCCGATGAAACGGGGTGGGGGCCGCCGTTATTACCGTCCTGACGATATCGACCTTCTGAAGGGCATCCGTCACCTTCTTTATGACCATGGCTACACCATCAAGGGTGTGCAGAAGCTTCTGAAAACCAATGGCAACCGTTTCGTGGCGGCAATCGCTTCCGGCGATCTGGCAACCATGGAAGCCATCATGGCGGCGAGCGGTGAAAAGGAAGTCGCCGAACCGCGCGTCGTCGATCCGGACGGGGACGAGGTCGTTGGCCGTCCGAAGGCCAGGCCGAGCGGCCGTTTTTTCGGCTTCGGTGGCGGCAACAGCGATGCCGAAATATCGGTCGGCAAGTCTAGCATCGGCAAGGACGACCAGGCGCTGTTGCAGGAAGCGCTGTTCGACCTGCTCGAATGCAAGCGTCTGCTCGATCAGGTCCGCTGA
- a CDS encoding thermonuclease family protein — protein MSNRKSTARRRTAKKSSGGSVWPWVLMLGVVAGGIQAYEYRDSLLPQRHAAKATSSATNSPKVATTARRDTVTTEKVASIRPASPVLPGNGPVPPRPIAMPSIAPPSQVAGILPETRPSVEKISLGEKSGAFAFCGRSGLNNCVADGNTFWMKGVKMQLAGIDVPQIDRARCMEERQRGFIAKVRLRDMLNAGTFDVASSGEAGGQALERKRLSRSGVSFADQLVREGLAHPASVKNQSWCG, from the coding sequence GTGAGCAACCGAAAATCGACAGCACGACGCCGCACGGCGAAGAAATCGAGCGGCGGCAGCGTTTGGCCCTGGGTGCTGATGCTGGGCGTCGTTGCCGGCGGCATTCAGGCTTACGAATATCGTGACAGCCTTCTGCCGCAACGGCATGCTGCGAAGGCGACGTCGTCAGCCACAAATTCCCCGAAAGTCGCGACAACCGCCAGGCGTGACACCGTCACCACTGAGAAAGTGGCATCCATTCGTCCCGCATCGCCGGTTCTGCCCGGCAACGGCCCGGTGCCGCCGCGTCCGATCGCCATGCCATCCATCGCACCGCCGAGCCAGGTTGCCGGCATCCTGCCGGAAACGCGTCCCTCGGTCGAAAAAATCTCGCTCGGCGAAAAAAGCGGTGCCTTTGCCTTCTGCGGCCGCTCTGGCCTCAATAATTGTGTGGCCGATGGCAATACTTTCTGGATGAAGGGCGTGAAGATGCAGCTCGCCGGCATCGATGTCCCGCAGATCGACCGGGCGCGCTGCATGGAAGAGCGCCAGCGTGGTTTCATTGCAAAGGTCAGGCTTCGCGACATGTTGAATGCCGGCACCTTCGATGTGGCGTCCTCCGGCGAAGCTGGGGGACAAGCCCTGGAACGCAAACGGCTTTCACGTTCGGGTGTTTCTTTTGCCGATCAGCTCGTGCGGGAGGGGCTCGCGCATCCGGCCTCGGTAAAAAATCAGTCCTGGTGTGGCTGA
- a CDS encoding DNA-directed RNA polymerase produces MIELDTTNELFLAAHGCLPTEHEAWEKQIALEEEMRSAGIARFEKGLEKNREKNAEASNLSSRRMIIHAHAQVIAGLEAFLAEASSGKAGKKHTAVAYLKDADLDVVAHLTLRNLFDYVSMRMKLTPLSIRLAAMVEDELFFNAFKGHDKDAYEYARKKISEQTHNAVHQKRAMTKHAKHKGAEWQDWSQDVKAKVGLKLIEIAVEQTGLFEIVRQSEGAHNTNIYVVATKETLDWLATENSRLAPLSPVYLPTLVPPRPWTSPFRGGYWSGRVRNLRLIKTGNRQYLMDLESVDMPKVYHSINAMQNTAWSINHRVYEVMASLWDNQSTLACIPQADDMPLPEKPMWLAPEMKREDMSPEQLEEFSRWKSERTTIYEANARAVSKRLAFSRMLGVATRFKDEEEFYFPHQMDFRGRVYAVPLFLNPQGDDASHGLLQFANSVPITNEEGADWLAIHGAGLWGVDKCSMNERVEWVMANQREILASAENPYDNRFWLTAEKPWQALAFCFEWQGYVAEGFAFHSHLPVQMDGTCNGLQNFSAMLLDEIGGAAVNLVPSDKPNDIYATVASVLIAKLRDIAAACPEDTTTKEVKDKETKENKTIVVESDGSMARKWLAYGITRKVTKRPVMTLAYGASEFGFREQVFTDTVTPWKQAAGEAFPFEGTGFAAASFLGLLIWDCVGEVVVAAAGAMDWLQKVAKIAAKESLPVIWNTPAGLKVMQEYTTSEQKRLELTFQKVRLQLSIDVASKKIDKRKQGSGISPNWVHSMDAAHMQLTVSRCHDEGIRSFSLIHDSYGTHAGNAWAMAQFLREEFVKMYGDHDVLAEFGREITAMLPEGTQLPPLPEKGSLDLSQVLESAFFFA; encoded by the coding sequence TTGATCGAACTCGACACCACTAACGAACTTTTTCTCGCCGCCCATGGATGCCTCCCGACCGAGCATGAAGCTTGGGAAAAGCAGATCGCTCTTGAAGAAGAGATGCGTTCGGCAGGCATCGCCCGCTTCGAGAAGGGCTTGGAAAAGAACCGGGAGAAGAACGCCGAGGCGTCCAATCTCTCCTCGCGCCGCATGATCATCCATGCACACGCTCAAGTGATCGCTGGTCTTGAGGCATTTCTAGCCGAGGCAAGCTCAGGCAAGGCAGGGAAGAAGCATACCGCCGTGGCGTATCTCAAAGATGCGGACCTCGACGTGGTTGCCCATCTCACGCTGCGGAACCTCTTCGATTACGTCTCCATGCGCATGAAGCTCACGCCGCTGTCCATCCGGCTCGCTGCGATGGTCGAGGATGAGCTGTTTTTCAATGCGTTCAAGGGTCACGACAAGGACGCCTATGAATACGCAAGGAAGAAGATCAGCGAGCAGACACACAACGCAGTCCACCAGAAGCGCGCCATGACCAAGCATGCCAAGCATAAGGGTGCCGAGTGGCAGGACTGGAGCCAAGACGTGAAAGCCAAGGTCGGCTTGAAGCTGATCGAGATCGCCGTGGAACAGACCGGCCTCTTTGAGATCGTCCGTCAATCGGAAGGCGCTCACAACACCAACATTTACGTGGTCGCTACCAAGGAAACGTTGGATTGGCTGGCCACGGAGAACTCCCGCCTTGCACCGTTATCTCCGGTTTATCTTCCGACCCTAGTTCCACCGCGTCCGTGGACCTCTCCATTCCGAGGCGGCTACTGGTCGGGCAGGGTTCGCAACCTCAGGCTCATCAAGACCGGCAACCGTCAGTATCTGATGGACCTTGAGAGCGTGGATATGCCGAAGGTCTACCACTCGATCAACGCGATGCAGAACACGGCTTGGTCAATCAATCACCGCGTCTATGAGGTGATGGCTTCGCTTTGGGATAATCAATCCACCCTCGCATGCATACCCCAGGCTGATGATATGCCGCTCCCGGAGAAACCCATGTGGCTCGCCCCGGAAATGAAAAGGGAAGACATGTCGCCGGAGCAGCTCGAAGAGTTCTCGCGTTGGAAGTCCGAGCGGACCACCATCTACGAGGCGAACGCCCGTGCCGTCTCCAAGCGTCTGGCTTTCTCCCGCATGCTGGGCGTTGCCACTCGGTTCAAGGATGAGGAGGAGTTCTACTTCCCGCATCAGATGGACTTCCGTGGTCGCGTCTACGCTGTCCCGCTCTTCCTTAATCCCCAGGGCGACGATGCGTCCCATGGTCTCCTCCAGTTCGCAAACTCGGTCCCGATCACGAACGAGGAGGGAGCTGACTGGCTGGCCATTCACGGCGCTGGTCTTTGGGGCGTGGACAAATGCTCGATGAATGAGCGTGTCGAGTGGGTCATGGCGAACCAGAGGGAAATCCTCGCGTCCGCTGAGAACCCCTACGACAACCGCTTCTGGTTGACCGCAGAGAAACCATGGCAGGCGCTTGCGTTCTGCTTCGAGTGGCAGGGCTACGTTGCCGAGGGCTTCGCCTTTCATTCGCACCTGCCGGTACAGATGGACGGCACATGCAACGGCCTCCAAAACTTCTCGGCCATGCTCCTAGACGAGATCGGCGGGGCAGCAGTCAACCTCGTCCCCAGCGACAAGCCCAACGATATCTATGCCACGGTCGCTTCGGTCCTCATCGCGAAGCTCCGTGATATCGCTGCGGCATGCCCGGAAGACACGACCACCAAGGAAGTAAAGGACAAGGAGACGAAGGAGAACAAGACCATCGTTGTTGAAAGCGATGGCTCGATGGCTCGGAAGTGGCTGGCCTATGGCATCACCCGCAAGGTGACCAAGCGCCCAGTCATGACGCTCGCCTATGGTGCATCTGAGTTCGGCTTCCGGGAACAGGTGTTCACCGATACGGTCACCCCCTGGAAACAGGCAGCGGGCGAGGCGTTCCCCTTCGAGGGCACCGGCTTCGCTGCGGCTTCCTTCCTCGGTCTCCTCATTTGGGATTGCGTGGGTGAAGTCGTGGTCGCGGCTGCTGGTGCCATGGACTGGCTCCAGAAGGTGGCCAAGATCGCGGCGAAGGAAAGCTTGCCCGTCATCTGGAATACCCCGGCTGGCCTCAAGGTCATGCAGGAATACACCACGAGCGAACAGAAGCGGCTTGAGCTGACGTTCCAGAAGGTGCGCCTCCAGCTCTCCATCGACGTTGCATCTAAGAAGATCGACAAGCGCAAGCAAGGAAGCGGCATCTCGCCCAACTGGGTCCACTCAATGGACGCGGCGCATATGCAGCTCACCGTTTCCCGATGCCACGACGAAGGTATCCGTTCGTTCTCGCTCATCCATGACAGCTACGGAACCCACGCGGGTAACGCCTGGGCGATGGCTCAATTCCTCCGGGAAGAGTTCGTCAAAATGTACGGTGACCACGATGTCCTTGCTGAGTTTGGCCGAGAGATTACGGCCATGCTCCCCGAAGGAACCCAGCTTCCTCCGCTCCCTGAAAAAGGCTCCCTGGATTTGTCTCAAGTCCTTGAGAGCGCTTTCTTTTTCGCCTGA